A single genomic interval of Shewanella psychropiezotolerans harbors:
- the trmB gene encoding tRNA (guanosine(46)-N7)-methyltransferase TrmB, protein MSDVTTAEFNEEGKYLRKVRSFVLREGRLTKGQAAAMEQQWPLMGLDYSPEPLDLVQIFGREADTVLEIGFGMGASLVEMAKASPELNFIGIEVHKPGVGACLSDAAQAGVTNLRVFHHDAVEVLENSIVAGSLARVQLFFPDPWHKKRHHKRRIVQTEFAQLIRRTLKIGGVFHLATDWENYSEHMLEVMGAAEGYQNQSTTGDVVQRPEHRPLTKFEARGHRLGHGVWDIMFERID, encoded by the coding sequence ATGAGCGACGTGACAACCGCGGAATTTAATGAAGAAGGTAAGTACCTTCGCAAAGTAAGAAGCTTTGTATTAAGAGAAGGCCGATTGACTAAAGGTCAGGCTGCCGCGATGGAACAGCAATGGCCATTAATGGGGCTAGATTACTCGCCAGAGCCTCTGGATCTGGTTCAGATATTTGGCCGAGAGGCTGATACCGTACTCGAGATAGGTTTTGGCATGGGCGCCTCTCTTGTTGAGATGGCTAAAGCCTCACCGGAGCTCAATTTCATCGGCATAGAAGTTCATAAACCCGGAGTGGGCGCTTGTTTATCCGATGCAGCACAAGCAGGTGTGACTAATCTACGCGTATTCCATCATGACGCTGTCGAAGTATTAGAAAACAGTATTGTTGCCGGCTCTCTGGCACGAGTGCAGCTTTTCTTCCCCGATCCTTGGCATAAGAAGCGTCATCATAAACGTCGTATCGTACAAACTGAGTTTGCGCAGCTGATCCGTCGCACGTTAAAAATTGGTGGCGTTTTTCATCTGGCAACTGATTGGGAAAACTATAGCGAGCATATGCTCGAGGTTATGGGCGCAGCTGAAGGTTATCAAAACCAATCGACTACAGGTGACGTGGTTCAGCGTCCAGAGCATCGTCCTCTGACTAAGTTTGAAGCCAGAGGTCACAGGTTAGGCCATGGTGTCTGGGATATCATGTTCGAGCGTATTGATTAA
- the mutY gene encoding A/G-specific adenine glycosylase has translation MSSVAISNASHASFSSRIITWYEKCGRKHLPWQQDKTPYKVWVSEIMLQQTQVSTVIPYYLKFMERFPTIDSLADAPQDEVLHYWTGLGYYARARNLHKSAQLIRDEHGSQFPRDFEDVLSLPGIGRSTAGAVLSLALAQHHAILDGNVKRVLARHGAIDGWPGKKQVENKLWDLTEKLTPDLDVQKYNQAMMDIGASICSRSRPVCSDCPVAIDCLAQLTGRQSDYPGKKPKKVIPEKNAYMLVLAKGDEVILEKRPPAGIWGGLWCFPQFSTREELDDYLITKGLTVSEEEVLPGFRHTFSHFHLDISPILVSAEGFSDNQIMEDKPSLWYNLPHPPKVGLAAATERILASLNSVLIKE, from the coding sequence ATGTCTTCTGTCGCCATCAGCAATGCCAGTCACGCCTCTTTTTCTTCCCGTATCATTACTTGGTATGAAAAATGTGGTCGTAAACACCTTCCATGGCAACAAGACAAGACGCCCTACAAGGTCTGGGTGTCGGAAATCATGCTACAGCAGACCCAAGTCAGTACTGTAATCCCCTACTATCTTAAGTTTATGGAACGCTTTCCCACCATAGACTCACTGGCCGATGCGCCTCAAGATGAAGTGCTGCACTACTGGACAGGCCTCGGCTACTATGCGCGAGCACGTAACTTACATAAGTCGGCTCAACTCATTCGTGATGAGCATGGTTCACAATTTCCCAGAGATTTTGAAGATGTCCTGTCGCTGCCTGGCATAGGTCGCTCTACTGCAGGCGCCGTGTTATCCCTAGCTCTTGCACAGCACCATGCCATCTTAGATGGTAACGTGAAAAGAGTCTTAGCACGTCATGGAGCCATCGATGGCTGGCCCGGAAAGAAACAAGTCGAAAACAAACTTTGGGATCTGACTGAAAAACTGACCCCGGATTTAGATGTTCAAAAATATAATCAAGCTATGATGGATATTGGCGCATCAATCTGTTCTCGCTCAAGGCCTGTTTGTAGTGACTGCCCTGTGGCTATCGATTGCCTGGCTCAGCTCACTGGTCGACAATCAGACTATCCGGGGAAGAAACCTAAAAAGGTGATACCGGAAAAAAATGCCTACATGTTGGTGCTAGCTAAGGGCGATGAAGTCATCTTAGAAAAAAGGCCACCAGCTGGGATATGGGGAGGACTATGGTGCTTCCCACAGTTTTCTACACGAGAAGAACTTGATGACTACTTGATAACAAAAGGCTTAACTGTTTCCGAAGAGGAAGTATTACCCGGATTTAGACATACTTTCAGTCATTTCCATCTAGATATCAGCCCTATACTGGTCTCAGCCGAAGGCTTTAGCGATAACCAGATCATGGAAGATAAGCCTTCACTCTGGTATAACTTACCCCATCCCCCAAAAGTTGGTTTAGCTGCGGCGACTGAACGTATTCTCGCCAGCTTAAATTCTGTATTAATTAAGGAGTAA
- a CDS encoding cytochrome b, whose product MFRNTEKSYGVIAILVHWISAMAVIGLFAAGVWMVELTYYSSWYKTAPDLHKSVGIVLFVLTMVRIAWKFANPKPAPLTEHKSWEVKAGHLAHGAIYLLLLLIMCSGYLISTADGRGIAVFNLFEVPGVGELFDSQADIAGLVHQFAAYSLIGLVVIHMLGAFKHHFFDKDSTLVRMITVLK is encoded by the coding sequence ATGTTTCGTAATACAGAAAAATCCTATGGGGTCATAGCGATATTGGTTCATTGGATATCGGCAATGGCTGTTATAGGCCTGTTTGCTGCCGGGGTATGGATGGTTGAATTAACCTATTACAGTAGCTGGTATAAGACAGCGCCCGATCTACATAAAAGTGTCGGCATAGTCTTGTTTGTATTAACTATGGTAAGAATTGCCTGGAAGTTTGCTAATCCTAAGCCAGCACCATTAACGGAACATAAAAGTTGGGAAGTTAAAGCCGGGCATCTGGCCCATGGAGCTATCTATTTGTTATTGCTTTTAATCATGTGTAGTGGATATCTGATCTCTACAGCTGACGGACGAGGGATCGCCGTTTTCAATCTGTTTGAAGTTCCAGGAGTCGGTGAGTTGTTCGATAGCCAGGCCGATATTGCCGGTTTAGTTCATCAGTTTGCCGCATACAGTTTGATCGGACTTGTTGTCATACATATGTTAGGTGCATTTAAACACCACTTTTTTGATAAAGATTCAACACTGGTAAGAATGATCACGGTTTTAAAATAG
- a CDS encoding YceI family protein produces MKKTILSRAILTTALAGSLLLSGAVSATDYVIDTKGAHASIDFKVSHLGYSFVVGRFNDFEGDFSFDGKKLADGHVNVTIKTASLDSNHAERDKHLRSPDFLNTAKFPEASFKSSSIVDKGEGNFLLNGDFTLNGVTKPITIQAKAIGEGQDPWGGYRAGFTGTTEFALKDYNIKMDLGPASSHVQLAIVVEGIRL; encoded by the coding sequence ATGAAAAAGACAATATTATCAAGAGCGATTTTAACCACGGCATTGGCAGGTTCTTTACTCTTGAGTGGTGCTGTATCGGCCACCGATTACGTCATCGACACTAAGGGGGCACATGCTTCAATAGACTTTAAGGTGAGTCACCTTGGTTATAGCTTCGTGGTGGGGCGTTTCAATGACTTTGAGGGCGATTTCAGTTTTGATGGCAAAAAATTAGCTGATGGTCATGTGAATGTGACGATTAAGACTGCCAGTCTAGATTCTAATCATGCCGAGCGAGACAAGCACTTGCGTAGCCCTGATTTCTTAAATACCGCCAAGTTCCCGGAGGCAAGCTTTAAGTCGAGCTCAATTGTTGATAAGGGCGAGGGGAATTTCTTGCTTAACGGTGATTTTACTCTCAACGGTGTGACTAAGCCTATTACGATACAAGCAAAAGCCATCGGTGAAGGGCAAGATCCTTGGGGCGGCTATCGTGCCGGTTTTACTGGTACCACTGAGTTTGCTTTGAAAGATTACAATATAAAGATGGACTTGGGTCCAGCATCATCCCATGTTCAGCTCGCTATTGTCGTAGAAGGTATCAGGCTGTAA
- a CDS encoding oxidative damage protection protein, giving the protein MARTVNCVYLKKESEGLGFQLYPGELGKRIFDNVSKEAWTLWQSKQTMLINEKKLNMMNVDDRKFLEEQMINFLFEGKAVEIEGYVPEKDDE; this is encoded by the coding sequence ATGGCTCGCACCGTTAACTGCGTCTATCTGAAAAAAGAATCGGAAGGCCTTGGATTTCAGCTATACCCAGGTGAGCTTGGTAAGCGTATTTTCGATAATGTCAGCAAAGAAGCATGGACACTGTGGCAATCAAAGCAGACCATGCTGATCAATGAAAAGAAATTGAACATGATGAATGTTGACGACCGTAAGTTTCTTGAAGAGCAGATGATCAACTTCTTGTTTGAAGGTAAAGCCGTAGAGATTGAAGGTTACGTACCTGAAAAAGACGACGAATAA
- a CDS encoding YggL family protein — translation MATRSRRLRKKLRVDEFQEFGFDVNWTFDESVSEEQIDTIVDQFIEQVIEPRQLGFHGGGHKQWEGIIATQSIGKCSEEDRTAVTEFWKGQTASDVVVSELYDIWWS, via the coding sequence ATGGCAACACGCAGTCGTCGTTTACGAAAAAAATTACGTGTAGATGAATTTCAAGAGTTTGGTTTCGATGTTAACTGGACTTTCGATGAGTCTGTATCTGAAGAACAAATTGATACTATCGTGGACCAGTTTATCGAACAGGTGATAGAGCCCCGTCAACTAGGCTTCCACGGCGGTGGTCATAAGCAGTGGGAAGGTATCATAGCCACTCAATCCATTGGTAAGTGCAGCGAAGAAGATCGTACTGCCGTCACTGAGTTCTGGAAGGGACAAACGGCATCAGACGTTGTCGTTAGCGAGCTGTACGATATTTGGTGGAGTTAG